A DNA window from Methylobacterium sp. NMS14P contains the following coding sequences:
- a CDS encoding PAS domain-containing protein: MMATGPTQAVPGSSDLHGLAEAIGDAVVVSDPDGAITVWNPAAERIFGFAAAEALGQTLDLITPERHRRRHWDGYAKTMRTGVTRYGAETLRVPALHKDGRQLSIAFTVGMVRDASDRVTGIVAVIRDETERWAEEKRLRQRVAELEASSDAARRAP; the protein is encoded by the coding sequence ATGATGGCGACCGGGCCGACCCAGGCCGTGCCCGGTTCCTCCGATCTTCACGGGCTGGCCGAGGCGATCGGCGACGCCGTGGTGGTGTCCGATCCGGACGGCGCCATCACGGTCTGGAACCCGGCCGCTGAGCGGATCTTCGGGTTCGCCGCCGCCGAGGCGCTGGGACAGACGCTCGATCTGATCACGCCCGAGCGGCACCGTCGCCGCCACTGGGACGGCTACGCCAAGACCATGCGCACCGGCGTCACCCGCTACGGGGCAGAGACCCTGAGGGTGCCGGCGCTCCACAAGGACGGCCGCCAGCTCTCCATCGCCTTCACGGTGGGAATGGTGCGGGACGCCTCCGACCGGGTGACCGGGATCGTCGCGGTGATCCGCGACGAGACCGAGCGCTGGGCCGAGGAGAAGCGCCTGCGCCAGCGCGTGGCCGAACTCGAAGCTTCCTCGGATGCGGCCCGCCGGGCGCCTTGA
- the frc gene encoding formyl-CoA transferase: MSKPLEGIKIIDFTHVQAGPACTQLLAWFGADVIKVERPGAGDVTRTQLRHVEDADALYFTMLNSNKRSLTLDTKTQAGKEVLEKLIQDSDVMVENFGPGALDRMGFSWARIQELNPGMILASVKGFSDGHHYEDLKVYENVAQCAGGAASTTGFWDGPPTVSAAALGDSNTGMHLAIGILTALHQKNKTGKGQKVAVSMQDSVINLCRVKLRDQQRLDALGYLEEYPQYPHGEFSDVVPRGGNAGGGGQPGWVLKCKGWETDPNAYIYFTIQGHAWAPICKALGKEEWITDPGYNTPRARQDKIFDIFKTIEEWLADKTKFEAVDILRTYDIPCAPVLSMKEIAEDKSLRESGTVVEVAHPKLGKYLTVGSPIKFSDMQVEVKASPLLGEHTDEVLADLGYTQEQIRAMHEARAV; this comes from the coding sequence ATGAGCAAGCCGCTGGAAGGCATCAAGATCATCGACTTCACGCACGTTCAGGCCGGCCCGGCCTGCACGCAGCTGCTCGCCTGGTTCGGCGCCGACGTGATCAAGGTCGAGCGCCCCGGCGCCGGCGACGTGACCCGGACCCAGCTGCGCCACGTCGAGGACGCGGACGCGCTCTACTTCACGATGCTGAACTCCAACAAGCGCTCGCTCACCCTCGACACCAAGACCCAGGCCGGCAAGGAAGTCCTCGAGAAGCTCATCCAGGATTCCGACGTCATGGTCGAGAATTTCGGCCCCGGCGCCCTCGACCGGATGGGCTTCTCCTGGGCCCGCATCCAGGAGCTGAACCCGGGCATGATCCTCGCCTCGGTGAAGGGCTTCTCGGACGGCCACCACTACGAGGACCTGAAGGTCTACGAGAACGTCGCCCAGTGCGCGGGCGGTGCCGCCTCGACCACGGGCTTCTGGGACGGGCCGCCCACCGTCAGCGCCGCCGCGCTGGGCGATTCCAACACCGGCATGCACCTCGCCATCGGCATCCTCACGGCGCTCCACCAGAAGAACAAGACCGGCAAGGGCCAGAAGGTCGCCGTGTCGATGCAGGACTCGGTGATCAACCTCTGCCGCGTGAAGCTGCGCGACCAGCAGCGCCTCGACGCGCTCGGCTACCTCGAGGAGTACCCGCAGTACCCCCACGGCGAGTTCTCCGACGTGGTGCCGCGCGGCGGCAACGCGGGCGGCGGCGGCCAGCCGGGCTGGGTGCTGAAGTGCAAGGGCTGGGAGACCGACCCGAACGCCTACATCTACTTCACGATCCAGGGCCACGCCTGGGCGCCGATCTGCAAGGCGCTCGGCAAGGAGGAGTGGATCACCGATCCGGGCTACAACACCCCGCGCGCCCGCCAGGACAAGATCTTCGACATCTTCAAGACGATCGAGGAGTGGCTCGCCGACAAGACCAAGTTCGAGGCGGTCGACATCCTGCGCACCTACGACATCCCCTGCGCGCCGGTGCTGTCGATGAAGGAGATCGCCGAGGACAAGTCCCTGCGCGAGAGCGGCACCGTCGTCGAGGTGGCGCACCCGAAGCTCGGCAAGTACCTGACCGTCGGAAGCCCGATCAAGTTCTCCGACATGCAGGTCGAGGTGAAGGCGTCGCCGCTGCTGGGCGAGCACACCGATGAGGTGCTCGCAGACCTGGGTTACACGCAGGAGCAGATCCGGGCGATGCACGAGGCCCGCGCGGTCTGA
- a CDS encoding lysylphosphatidylglycerol synthase domain-containing protein, producing the protein MKKISEFIWPLIGLAAVVISGYFLYQELKTTSLSAIWAAILAIPPHRILLAALSTLVAYAALAWYDRIALLHLGVRHISWLFVSLCSFTTYALSHNIGASVFSGALVRYRAYTAKGLTAAQVAVLVALCSFTFFLGTILLGGFTLVVDPHLLTRLEGKLPSFLTDSKTALIVGIGMLGFVGLYVIGSILHLRPLHIRSFKLEYPRPGIMGRQLLAAPLELLGAAGIIYFALPEAMNPGFIPVLAIFLASFSVALASHAPGGLGVFEIVFITAMHITDEAQKDAIIAAVIIFRIFYFWLPALVSVIVVIAFERSRLAAAIGTAAHGHKAAAVPEPPVVVPGLDAHELERELKQKAI; encoded by the coding sequence ATGAAGAAGATCAGCGAGTTCATCTGGCCCTTGATCGGCCTCGCGGCCGTCGTGATATCGGGCTACTTCCTCTACCAGGAACTGAAGACGACCTCGCTCTCGGCGATCTGGGCCGCGATCCTGGCGATCCCGCCGCACCGGATCCTGCTGGCGGCCCTCTCGACCCTGGTCGCCTACGCGGCGCTCGCCTGGTACGACCGGATCGCCCTGCTGCACCTGGGCGTGCGCCACATCTCGTGGCTCTTCGTCTCGCTCTGCTCGTTCACGACCTACGCGCTCTCGCACAATATCGGCGCCTCGGTCTTCTCGGGCGCCCTGGTCCGCTACCGGGCCTACACGGCCAAGGGCCTGACGGCGGCGCAGGTCGCCGTGCTGGTGGCGCTCTGCTCGTTCACCTTCTTCCTCGGGACCATCCTGCTCGGCGGCTTCACGCTGGTGGTCGACCCGCACCTGCTGACGCGCCTCGAGGGCAAGCTGCCGAGCTTCCTCACCGATTCCAAGACCGCGCTGATCGTCGGCATCGGCATGCTGGGCTTCGTCGGCCTGTACGTGATCGGCTCGATCCTGCACCTGCGGCCGCTGCACATCCGGTCGTTCAAGCTCGAGTATCCCCGGCCCGGCATCATGGGGCGCCAGCTGCTGGCGGCGCCGCTGGAGCTTCTGGGCGCGGCGGGCATCATCTACTTCGCCCTGCCGGAGGCGATGAATCCGGGCTTCATCCCGGTCCTGGCGATCTTCCTAGCCTCGTTCTCGGTGGCGCTGGCCTCGCACGCGCCGGGCGGCCTCGGCGTGTTCGAGATCGTGTTCATCACCGCGATGCACATCACCGACGAGGCGCAGAAGGACGCGATCATCGCGGCGGTGATCATCTTCCGGATCTTCTACTTCTGGCTGCCTGCGCTGGTCTCGGTGATCGTGGTGATCGCCTTCGAGCGCTCGCGGCTGGCCGCGGCGATCGGCACGGCCGCGCACGGGCACAAGGCAGCGGCCGTGCCGGAGCCGCCCGTCGTCGTTCCCGGTCTCGACGCGCACGAGTTGGAGCGGGAGCTCAAGCAGAAGGCGATCTGA
- a CDS encoding ABC transporter ATP-binding protein yields the protein MIRFEKVSKVYRTEGHRRTILEQVSFTLKPGVSYGILGINGAGKSTTMRLIAGTEDATRGRIHRGLRVSWPLGFAGGFHPKMTGRDNVTFVARIYGEDPRRVLEFVEDFSELGSYLDVPIYTYSSGMGARLAFGMSMAIPFDCYLIDEITSVGDARFSKRCDEVFSQRRKNADIIMVSHSMETIRQWCTQGLVLLNGRAIIYEDVNDAIEVYRRLNA from the coding sequence GTGATCCGTTTCGAGAAAGTCAGCAAGGTCTACCGCACGGAAGGCCACCGCCGGACCATCCTGGAGCAGGTGTCGTTCACCCTGAAGCCGGGCGTCTCCTACGGGATCCTCGGCATCAACGGCGCCGGGAAATCGACCACGATGCGGCTGATCGCCGGCACCGAGGACGCGACGCGGGGCCGGATCCACCGCGGCCTCAGGGTCTCCTGGCCCCTCGGCTTCGCCGGCGGCTTCCACCCCAAGATGACCGGGCGCGACAACGTCACGTTCGTAGCGCGCATCTACGGCGAGGACCCGCGCCGGGTACTCGAATTCGTCGAGGACTTCTCGGAGCTCGGTAGCTACCTCGACGTGCCGATCTACACGTACTCGTCGGGCATGGGCGCGCGGCTCGCCTTCGGCATGAGCATGGCGATCCCGTTCGACTGCTACCTGATCGACGAGATCACCTCGGTCGGCGACGCGCGGTTCTCCAAGCGGTGCGACGAGGTCTTCTCCCAGCGGCGGAAGAACGCCGACATCATCATGGTCTCGCACTCCATGGAGACGATCCGCCAGTGGTGTACGCAGGGTTTGGTCCTGCTCAACGGGCGCGCGATCATCTACGAGGACGTGAACGACGCCATCGAGGTGTACCGGCGCCTCAACGCCTGA
- the fliI gene encoding flagellar protein export ATPase FliI — MTQDPARSVASLASAQAALERIEVLETFGRVVAIRGLLVEVAGPVAAMRLGGRVDVEGANGHGLVPCEVIGFQGDRALAMPFGSLEGVRRGCPAYVRDESAGAIRPSGAWLGRVIDALGRPVDGLGPLAQGGDVYSLRADPPPAHARTRVGGPLDLGVRCINTFLTMCAGQRMGIFAGSGVGKSVLLSMLARYTAADVAVIGLVGERGREVQEFLQDDLGAAGLARSVVVVATSDEPALMRRNAAYVTLSVAEHFRDQGAKVLCMIDSITRFAMAQRDIGLAAGEPPTAKGYTPTVFSELPRLLERAGPGVGQGTISALFTVLVEGDDHNEPVADAVRGILDGHIVMERAIAERGRYPAINVLRSVSRTMPRSCDPAYLPVVRRARRLLSTYADMEELIRLGAYRAGSSQEVDEAVALMPHLEAFLGQGKEEATSIGDGYARLSEIIGGA; from the coding sequence ATGACACAGGATCCGGCAAGATCCGTTGCTTCCCTCGCGTCGGCGCAGGCGGCCCTGGAGCGGATCGAGGTGCTGGAGACCTTCGGGCGGGTCGTGGCGATCCGCGGCCTGCTGGTCGAAGTCGCCGGCCCTGTGGCCGCGATGCGACTCGGCGGCCGGGTCGACGTCGAGGGGGCCAACGGCCACGGGCTCGTCCCCTGCGAGGTCATCGGCTTCCAGGGCGACCGGGCACTCGCGATGCCGTTCGGCTCGCTCGAGGGCGTGCGGCGCGGCTGCCCCGCCTATGTTCGCGACGAATCGGCCGGCGCGATCCGGCCCTCCGGCGCGTGGCTCGGCCGGGTGATCGACGCCCTCGGGCGGCCGGTCGACGGGCTCGGCCCCCTGGCGCAGGGCGGCGACGTCTACTCCCTGCGCGCGGATCCGCCCCCCGCCCATGCCCGCACCCGGGTCGGCGGCCCGCTGGATCTGGGCGTCCGGTGCATCAACACCTTCCTGACCATGTGCGCCGGCCAGCGGATGGGCATCTTCGCCGGGTCCGGCGTCGGCAAGTCCGTGCTGCTGTCGATGCTGGCCCGCTACACCGCCGCCGACGTGGCGGTGATCGGCCTCGTGGGCGAGCGCGGCCGCGAGGTGCAGGAATTCCTTCAGGACGATCTGGGCGCTGCCGGCCTCGCGCGCTCGGTGGTCGTGGTGGCGACCTCCGACGAGCCGGCCCTGATGCGCCGGAACGCGGCCTACGTGACCCTGTCGGTGGCCGAGCACTTCCGCGATCAGGGCGCCAAGGTCCTGTGCATGATCGACTCGATCACGCGCTTCGCGATGGCCCAGCGCGATATCGGCCTCGCCGCCGGCGAGCCGCCGACCGCCAAGGGATACACGCCCACCGTCTTCTCGGAGCTGCCGCGGCTGCTCGAGCGGGCCGGCCCCGGGGTGGGGCAGGGGACGATCTCGGCCCTGTTCACCGTCCTGGTCGAGGGCGACGACCACAACGAGCCCGTCGCCGACGCGGTGCGGGGCATCCTCGACGGCCACATCGTGATGGAGCGCGCCATCGCGGAGCGCGGGCGCTACCCGGCGATCAACGTGCTGCGCTCGGTCTCGCGCACCATGCCGCGCTCCTGCGACCCGGCCTATCTCCCGGTCGTGCGGCGCGCGCGGCGGCTGCTGTCGACCTACGCCGACATGGAGGAGCTGATCCGCCTCGGCGCCTACCGGGCCGGCTCCTCCCAGGAGGTCGACGAGGCGGTCGCGCTCATGCCGCATCTTGAGGCTTTTCTGGGGCAGGGTAAGGAAGAAGCAACGTCCATCGGCGATGGTTACGCACGGCTCTCCGAGATCATCGGCGGGGCCTAG
- a CDS encoding HPP family protein gives MRAFLSRFLPELTPVSKRERLRSAAGALVGILATGLLCRVSVPAEALPVLIAPMGASAVLLFAVPASPLAQPWSILGGNIVAALVGVTAAAWIGDPFVAASCAIGVAIALMMALRCLHPPSGAVALTAVLGGPAIRELGYGFVLWPVAANSLLLLTTALLFNNLTGRAYPHLRPAGPRTADPPSGARVGFRASDLDAALEDFDQLLDVDRSDLEQILRRVQMRVYGRRSGPITCAAIMSRDVIAVAPDAPLAEAMRLLRRHRIKALPVTDEGARVLGIVTQTDLLDKAAWDRSGPRLGLGRRLRLTAERGRAPHGSAADIMSAVEPVGPDTPVAALVPRMSEAGLHHLPVVDADGRLVGIVSQTDLIPALLSETDAPEAPVRGRAPSRAALA, from the coding sequence ATGCGCGCATTCCTGAGCCGTTTCCTGCCGGAGCTGACCCCGGTCAGCAAGCGCGAGCGCCTGCGCTCGGCCGCCGGTGCCCTGGTGGGGATCCTGGCCACCGGCCTCCTCTGTCGGGTCTCCGTCCCGGCCGAGGCGCTGCCGGTGCTGATCGCCCCGATGGGGGCCTCGGCGGTGCTGCTCTTCGCGGTACCGGCGAGCCCCCTCGCGCAGCCCTGGTCGATCCTCGGGGGCAACATCGTGGCGGCGCTGGTCGGCGTCACGGCGGCGGCCTGGATCGGCGACCCGTTCGTGGCGGCGTCCTGCGCCATCGGGGTGGCGATCGCGCTGATGATGGCCCTGCGCTGCCTGCACCCGCCGAGCGGGGCCGTGGCGCTGACGGCGGTGCTGGGCGGCCCGGCGATCCGGGAGCTGGGCTACGGCTTCGTGCTGTGGCCGGTCGCGGCCAACTCGCTGCTGCTGCTGACCACCGCCCTGCTGTTCAACAACCTGACCGGGCGCGCCTACCCGCACCTGCGCCCCGCCGGGCCGCGGACGGCCGATCCGCCCTCCGGCGCCCGCGTCGGCTTCCGGGCCTCGGACCTCGACGCCGCGCTGGAGGATTTCGACCAGCTGCTGGACGTCGACCGGAGCGACCTGGAGCAGATCCTCCGGCGCGTGCAGATGCGGGTCTACGGCCGCCGCTCGGGGCCGATCACTTGCGCGGCGATCATGTCGCGCGACGTGATCGCGGTGGCGCCGGACGCGCCGCTCGCCGAGGCCATGCGGCTGCTGCGCCGTCACCGGATCAAGGCGCTCCCGGTCACCGACGAGGGCGCGCGCGTCCTCGGCATCGTCACGCAGACCGACCTGCTCGACAAGGCCGCCTGGGACCGGAGCGGGCCGCGCCTCGGGCTCGGCCGCCGCCTGCGCCTCACCGCCGAGCGCGGCCGCGCGCCCCACGGCTCCGCGGCCGACATCATGAGCGCGGTCGAGCCGGTCGGTCCCGACACGCCCGTGGCCGCCCTGGTGCCGCGGATGTCGGAGGCGGGGCTTCACCACCTGCCGGTGGTCGACGCAGACGGCCGCCTGGTCGGGATCGTCTCGCAGACGGACCTGATCCCGGCGCTCCTGTCCGAGACCGACGCCCCCGAGGCGCCGGTCCGCGGCCGCGCGCCGTCACGGGCCGCCCTGGCCTGA
- a CDS encoding capsule biosynthesis protein, whose protein sequence is MNMEIRKAEGQPVTPADRQLAVSESLRQIARMSRFADRKKGIRSYQADAKSDPWIPVLFVVCFLLPTLAGAVYYGLIASDRYVTEARFAIRPALGSAEKTSSETGGTNSGMANQMVAQDTLITREFILSRPMLELLEAQLPLRQWFSNESIDYFSRFDPEKPIEKFLRYWKRRVGVEVESGSGIMSVEVEAFDPEESLAIAKAVMKEAERKVNDLTVKSREDAVAESTRELRLAEERMTKIRLATRDLRNREGVLDAQKTNDINVKMVAELRASRINLALQLAIGQRDLGPDARRIIDIKQQIKDIDENIARIERQSASQDPEQKRLLSDALTRFEVLENDRKNAEKYYQQVLTAHERARIIAARQIEFFSPIVEPVKAESSTEPRRLLMIGLITAGAGVLFGAAMFARKMMA, encoded by the coding sequence ATGAACATGGAGATCCGGAAGGCCGAGGGGCAGCCGGTCACGCCCGCGGACCGCCAGCTGGCCGTCAGCGAGTCCCTGCGGCAGATCGCGCGCATGTCGCGCTTCGCCGACCGCAAGAAGGGCATCCGGTCCTACCAGGCCGACGCCAAGAGCGATCCCTGGATCCCGGTCCTGTTCGTCGTCTGCTTCCTGCTGCCGACGCTCGCGGGGGCAGTCTATTACGGCCTGATCGCCTCGGACCGCTACGTCACCGAGGCGCGGTTCGCGATCCGGCCGGCGCTCGGCTCCGCCGAGAAGACGTCCTCCGAGACCGGCGGGACGAATTCCGGCATGGCGAACCAGATGGTGGCCCAGGATACGCTGATCACGCGCGAGTTCATCCTGAGCCGGCCGATGCTGGAGCTGCTCGAGGCGCAGCTGCCGCTGCGCCAGTGGTTCAGCAACGAGTCCATCGACTACTTCTCGCGGTTCGATCCGGAGAAGCCGATCGAGAAGTTCCTCCGCTACTGGAAGCGGCGCGTCGGCGTCGAGGTCGAGTCCGGGTCCGGCATCATGTCGGTGGAGGTCGAGGCCTTCGATCCCGAGGAATCCCTCGCCATCGCCAAGGCCGTCATGAAGGAGGCCGAGCGCAAGGTGAACGACCTCACGGTCAAGTCGCGCGAGGATGCCGTCGCCGAGAGCACGCGGGAGCTGCGGCTCGCCGAGGAGCGGATGACCAAGATCCGGCTCGCGACGCGCGACCTGCGCAATCGCGAGGGCGTGCTCGACGCTCAGAAGACGAACGACATCAACGTCAAGATGGTCGCCGAATTGCGGGCGTCGCGAATCAACCTCGCGCTCCAGCTCGCGATCGGGCAGCGGGACCTCGGTCCCGACGCGCGACGGATCATCGACATCAAGCAGCAGATCAAGGACATCGACGAGAACATCGCCCGGATCGAGCGGCAATCCGCCAGCCAGGATCCGGAGCAGAAGCGCCTGCTCTCCGACGCGCTGACGCGGTTCGAGGTCCTGGAGAACGACCGCAAGAACGCCGAGAAGTACTATCAGCAGGTGCTGACCGCCCACGAGCGCGCGCGCATCATCGCGGCCCGGCAGATCGAGTTCTTCAGCCCGATCGTCGAGCCGGTGAAGGCGGAATCCTCCACCGAGCCGCGGCGGCTCCTGATGATCGGGCTGATCACCGCGGGCGCGGGCGTCCTGTTCGGCGCCGCGATGTTCGCCCGGAAGATGATGGCCTGA
- the ctrA gene encoding response regulator transcription factor CtrA, whose amino-acid sequence MRVLLIEDDSATAQSIELMLKSENFNTYTTDLGEEGVDLGKLYDYDIILLDLNLPDMSGYEVLRSLRVAKVKTPILILSGMAGIEDKVKGLGFGADDYLTKPFHKDELVARIHAIVRRSKGHAQSVITTGDLIVNLDQKTVEVGGARVHLTGKEYQMLELLSLRKGTTLTKEMFLNHLYGGMDEPELKIIDVFICKLRKKLANASQGKNYIETVWGRGYVLREPMDGEERMAV is encoded by the coding sequence ATGCGGGTACTTTTGATCGAGGACGACAGCGCGACCGCGCAGAGCATCGAGTTGATGCTCAAGTCCGAGAACTTCAACACCTACACCACCGACCTCGGGGAAGAGGGTGTCGATCTCGGTAAGCTCTACGATTACGACATCATCCTCCTCGATCTGAACCTGCCCGACATGTCGGGCTACGAGGTGCTCCGCTCGCTGCGCGTGGCGAAGGTGAAGACCCCGATCCTGATCCTGTCCGGCATGGCCGGCATCGAGGACAAGGTGAAGGGCCTCGGCTTCGGCGCCGACGACTACCTCACCAAGCCGTTCCACAAGGACGAGCTGGTGGCGCGCATCCACGCCATCGTGCGCCGCTCGAAGGGCCACGCCCAGTCGGTCATCACCACCGGCGACCTGATCGTGAACCTCGATCAGAAGACCGTCGAGGTCGGCGGCGCCCGGGTGCACCTCACCGGCAAGGAGTACCAGATGCTGGAGCTCCTCTCGCTCCGGAAGGGCACGACGCTCACCAAGGAGATGTTCCTCAACCATCTCTACGGCGGCATGGACGAGCCGGAGCTGAAGATCATCGACGTCTTCATCTGCAAGCTGCGCAAGAAGCTTGCCAACGCCAGCCAGGGCAAGAACTACATCGAGACCGTCTGGGGCCGCGGCTACGTGCTGCGCGAGCCGATGGACGGCGAGGAGCGCATGGCGGTCTGA
- the fliJ gene encoding flagellar export protein FliJ, with product MKSRDTLIRLRRFQVDEKRRRVTQIEMMMADFQRMAVELDREVAVEEARAGITDVGHFAYPTYARAAATRRDNMIQSAQALEGQLAEAKAELGEAFEELKKVEILNDRERTAERAAESARDQAAMDGIGLNRARG from the coding sequence ATGAAATCGCGTGACACGCTGATCCGCCTGCGCCGCTTCCAGGTCGACGAGAAGCGCCGGCGCGTGACCCAGATCGAGATGATGATGGCCGATTTCCAGCGCATGGCGGTGGAGCTCGATCGCGAGGTCGCCGTCGAGGAGGCCCGAGCCGGAATCACCGACGTCGGTCACTTCGCCTACCCGACTTACGCCCGCGCGGCGGCGACGCGCCGGGACAACATGATCCAGTCCGCCCAGGCTCTCGAGGGCCAGCTCGCCGAGGCGAAGGCCGAGCTGGGCGAGGCGTTCGAGGAGCTCAAGAAGGTCGAGATCCTGAACGACCGCGAGCGGACCGCAGAGCGCGCGGCCGAATCGGCCCGCGACCAGGCCGCCATGGACGGGATCGGCCTCAACCGCGCCCGGGGCTGA
- the flhA gene encoding flagellar biosynthesis protein FlhA, protein MAETASAPAQTGAAAVLGQLALPTRGDLQALSKRSDLLFATGVLGILAVLIFPLPAILLDLLLAVSIILSVLIMMTGLSIDNPLEFTVFPTLLLIATMLRLALNLASTRLILGHGHEGTAAAGHVIEAFGHFVMGGNFVIGIIVFAILIIVNFVVITKGSGRIAEVAARFTLDAMPGKQMAIDADLSAGLIDEKAAKARRAALEEESSFFGAMDGASKFVRGDAVAALLITFINVVGGIIIGVAQQGLSFGEAAKSYTLLTIGDGLASQVPALIVSTAAGLLVSKAGVRGAADKALGKQLAHYPKALGMSAAVMLLIALLPGMPMLPFVLLGGGAGYAAWRINKTAKLAPPLDAQGVPMDAAAVAAASAAKEETVTDLLKLDDLKLEMGYALLALVNGEGQDRLTDQIKALRRQLAAELGFVMPSVRILDNVQLDANAYVVRVKEIEAGTGRIFPGQFMAMDPMGGQVQLPGQHMLEPTFGLPATWIDAALRDQAQLKGYTVVDAATVVSTHLTEVIKAHVSELLNHVEVSKLLRELPKEHAELLKEIVPSQISTTGIQRVLQFLLSERVSIRDLGAIVEAIAEVAGAVKNPRDVVEHIRARLGRQICAQYQDPNGMLPIITLSPAWEQAFMESIVGEREERYLAMQPSKLSEFVNTVRDRFETAARQGEMPVLVTSAQTRPFVRSIIERFRRETPVMSQAEIHPRARLRTVNSI, encoded by the coding sequence ATGGCAGAGACGGCGAGCGCGCCGGCACAGACAGGGGCGGCGGCGGTCCTCGGCCAGCTCGCGCTGCCGACGCGCGGCGACCTCCAGGCGCTGTCGAAGCGGTCGGACCTGCTGTTCGCGACCGGCGTGCTGGGGATCCTGGCGGTCCTGATCTTCCCGCTGCCGGCGATCCTGCTCGACCTGCTGCTGGCCGTGTCGATCATCCTGTCGGTGCTGATCATGATGACCGGCCTGTCGATCGACAATCCGCTGGAATTCACCGTCTTCCCGACGCTGCTGCTCATCGCCACGATGCTGCGGCTCGCCCTCAACCTCGCCTCGACGCGCCTGATCCTCGGGCACGGGCACGAGGGCACCGCTGCGGCCGGCCACGTCATCGAGGCCTTCGGCCACTTCGTGATGGGCGGCAACTTCGTCATCGGGATCATCGTGTTCGCGATCCTGATCATCGTGAACTTCGTGGTCATCACGAAGGGCTCGGGCCGCATCGCCGAGGTCGCGGCGCGCTTCACCCTCGACGCGATGCCCGGCAAGCAGATGGCCATCGACGCCGACCTGTCGGCCGGCCTGATCGACGAGAAGGCCGCGAAGGCCCGGCGCGCGGCCCTGGAGGAGGAATCCTCCTTCTTCGGCGCCATGGACGGTGCCTCGAAGTTCGTGCGCGGCGACGCGGTGGCGGCCCTGCTGATCACCTTCATCAACGTGGTCGGCGGCATCATCATCGGGGTGGCGCAGCAGGGCCTGAGCTTCGGAGAGGCCGCCAAGAGCTACACCCTGCTGACCATCGGCGACGGCCTCGCGAGCCAGGTCCCGGCGCTGATCGTCTCGACGGCGGCGGGCCTGCTGGTCTCCAAGGCCGGCGTGCGCGGCGCCGCCGACAAGGCGCTCGGCAAGCAGCTCGCGCACTACCCCAAGGCGCTGGGCATGTCGGCGGCGGTGATGCTGCTGATCGCCCTCCTGCCCGGCATGCCGATGCTGCCCTTCGTCCTGCTGGGCGGCGGGGCCGGCTACGCGGCGTGGCGCATCAACAAGACCGCCAAGCTGGCGCCGCCCCTCGATGCCCAGGGCGTCCCGATGGATGCGGCCGCGGTCGCCGCGGCCAGCGCCGCCAAGGAGGAGACGGTCACCGACCTGCTGAAGCTCGACGATCTCAAGCTCGAGATGGGTTACGCGCTCCTCGCCCTGGTCAACGGCGAGGGCCAGGACCGGCTCACCGACCAGATCAAGGCCCTGCGCCGCCAGCTCGCCGCCGAGCTGGGCTTCGTGATGCCGTCGGTGCGCATCCTCGACAACGTCCAGCTCGACGCCAACGCCTACGTCGTGCGGGTCAAGGAGATCGAGGCGGGCACCGGACGGATCTTCCCCGGCCAGTTCATGGCGATGGACCCGATGGGCGGTCAGGTCCAGCTGCCCGGACAGCACATGCTGGAGCCGACCTTCGGCCTGCCGGCGACCTGGATCGACGCGGCCCTGCGCGACCAGGCCCAGCTCAAGGGCTACACGGTGGTCGACGCCGCCACCGTGGTGTCCACGCATCTCACCGAGGTCATCAAGGCCCACGTTTCCGAGCTCCTCAACCACGTCGAGGTCTCGAAGCTGCTCCGCGAGCTGCCCAAGGAGCACGCCGAGTTGCTCAAGGAGATCGTGCCGTCGCAGATCTCCACCACCGGCATCCAGCGCGTGCTGCAGTTCCTGCTCTCCGAGCGGGTCTCGATCCGCGATCTCGGGGCGATCGTGGAGGCGATCGCCGAGGTGGCGGGCGCCGTGAAGAACCCCCGCGACGTCGTCGAGCACATCCGGGCGCGCCTGGGCCGGCAGATCTGCGCCCAGTATCAGGATCCGAACGGCATGCTGCCGATCATCACCCTGTCGCCGGCCTGGGAGCAGGCGTTCATGGAGTCGATCGTGGGCGAGCGCGAGGAGCGCTACCTCGCGATGCAGCCCTCGAAGCTCAGCGAGTTCGTCAACACCGTGCGCGACCGCTTCGAGACCGCGGCGCGCCAGGGCGAGATGCCGGTGCTCGTCACCTCGGCCCAGACGCGGCCGTTCGTGCGCTCGATCATCGAGCGCTTCCGCCGCGAGACGCCGGTGATGAGCCAGGCGGAGATCCACCCGCGGGCGCGGCTGCGGACGGTGAACTCGATCTGA